A DNA window from Borrelia sp. HM contains the following coding sequences:
- a CDS encoding ComEC/Rec2 family competence protein, with product MILLFIISSLNLLTRYYLRLHSIYLNIILILIFLIKKNIHLTLTFIISTSILIIFEISLNFTRLEDNFHQITKIIYLTKSSNTKVESIDGFGKKHQFIFKNIKDKYKIRDIVKIQNNQIQLIKRPLLVKIKEKYNRVLNQFLNKTSTQYCHFSKAILTNNKLEITKYENNLFQKAGISHILVVSGLHFYLIYIIFFYLLYIIKNEKLKYLILSIILFNYLILTDFSPSALRAFIMIETLIIYKLTYGKINLINTLSISFILNSIILPHTLNSISFKLSYLAVLGIAISLAIKQRYQLNNITSAILTTFIIQIITAPILFTNNLDLQPISIISNLIVTPIILLFLLIQISSLGAYLINTNLFLVFDLINIYIFKAIKDTATLFSKFPIIQNHNIGIFLGLSILTIFYIIYKLEKERNIKTKV from the coding sequence ATGATTTTATTATTTATCATAAGTTCATTAAATTTATTAACAAGGTACTATTTAAGATTACATTCAATATATTTAAATATAATTTTAATATTAATCTTTTTAATCAAAAAAAACATCCATCTAACACTAACATTCATAATTAGTACAAGTATTCTAATAATCTTTGAAATTAGCCTAAATTTTACAAGACTTGAGGATAATTTTCATCAAATAACAAAAATTATATATCTTACAAAATCTTCAAATACTAAGGTTGAATCAATAGATGGATTTGGTAAAAAACATCAATTTATATTTAAAAATATTAAAGACAAATATAAAATCAGAGACATAGTAAAAATCCAAAACAATCAAATTCAATTAATTAAAAGACCACTATTGGTAAAGATAAAAGAAAAGTATAATAGAGTACTAAATCAGTTTTTAAATAAAACCAGTACTCAATATTGTCACTTTTCCAAAGCTATCTTAACAAATAATAAATTAGAAATAACCAAATATGAGAATAACTTATTTCAAAAAGCAGGTATATCACACATATTAGTAGTATCTGGGTTGCATTTTTACCTAATTTATATCATTTTCTTTTATTTACTATATATAATCAAAAATGAAAAATTAAAATATTTAATTTTAAGCATAATATTATTCAATTATCTAATCCTAACAGACTTTTCACCATCTGCACTAAGAGCATTCATAATGATAGAAACACTTATAATCTATAAACTAACATACGGAAAAATTAATCTAATTAATACATTATCAATTAGCTTTATACTAAATTCTATTATTTTACCACATACACTAAATTCAATAAGTTTTAAATTATCCTATCTTGCAGTACTTGGGATAGCAATCTCTCTTGCTATTAAGCAAAGATATCAGTTAAATAACATTACTTCTGCAATTTTGACAACCTTTATAATTCAAATTATAACAGCTCCTATTCTTTTCACTAATAATCTTGATCTTCAACCAATTTCAATAATATCAAACCTAATAGTTACTCCGATTATACTATTATTTTTATTAATACAAATATCAAGTTTAGGAGCTTATTTAATAAATACAAATCTGTTTTTAGTATTTGATCTAATAAACATCTATATATTCAAGGCAATAAAAGATACAGCCACTCTCTTTAGCAAATTTCCAATAATTCAAAATCACAATATAGGAATATTCTTGGGTTTAAGTATTTTAACGATATTTTACATAATCTACAAATTAGAGAAAGAAAGAAATATTAAAACCAAAGTTTAA
- the rsmA gene encoding 16S rRNA (adenine(1518)-N(6)/adenine(1519)-N(6))-dimethyltransferase RsmA, with the protein MNINYNSINSIKLALKNKNIAPRKIWGQNYLINESIREKIVDALEIKENEKIWEIGPGLGAMTIILLKKTNFLTVFEIDPKYSEILNEQFGKFKNFKLKKGDFLKTYKQEESQNINKIFSNLPYNISSKVISILIENKILKHMVFTVQKELADRMLSKERNKNYSSFTVLVQSHFKVIKIMDIDKKNFYPIPKVQSTTLKLIPCKKDIKNFNEFNKLVRTVFTSRRKKLKNTIINFVKDKSILQEEFLKNFLDKRPEEISVKEFILIANKLTTDHKSTC; encoded by the coding sequence ATGAACATAAACTATAACAGCATAAACAGCATAAAACTTGCTCTTAAAAATAAAAATATAGCTCCACGAAAAATATGGGGTCAAAATTATCTAATTAACGAATCAATAAGAGAAAAAATAGTAGATGCACTTGAAATAAAAGAAAACGAAAAAATTTGGGAAATAGGACCAGGTCTTGGAGCAATGACAATTATATTACTTAAAAAAACAAATTTTTTAACAGTTTTTGAAATTGATCCTAAATACTCAGAAATTTTAAATGAACAATTTGGTAAATTTAAAAATTTTAAGTTAAAAAAAGGTGATTTTTTAAAAACATATAAACAAGAAGAAAGTCAAAATATTAACAAAATATTTTCAAATCTACCTTATAACATCTCATCAAAAGTAATATCAATACTTATTGAAAATAAAATTTTAAAACACATGGTATTTACAGTACAAAAAGAACTAGCAGACAGAATGCTTTCAAAAGAGAGAAATAAAAATTATTCATCATTTACAGTATTAGTACAATCACACTTTAAAGTAATTAAAATAATGGATATAGATAAAAAAAATTTTTATCCAATACCTAAAGTACAATCAACAACTCTTAAACTCATTCCCTGCAAAAAAGATATTAAAAATTTCAACGAATTTAACAAATTAGTTAGGACAGTCTTTACGAGTCGCAGAAAAAAGCTTAAAAATACAATCATTAACTTTGTAAAAGATAAAAGTATTCTTCAAGAAGAGTTCTTAAAAAATTTTTTAGATAAAAGACCTGAAGAAATCTCTGTTAAAGAGTTCATCTTAATTGCAAACAAACTAACTACTGATCATAAAAGCACTTGTTAA
- a CDS encoding methyl-accepting chemotaxis protein, with translation MKKNHSSSSLFFKFNILIVVYTIIIGMSISILLNNGYKKIITKELQSFTKFVNNIMTKSFSRDTRNMLIAIDDFIKNHNQKIRTQQNTSLTNIISIDHLNAFPSYIKIIEYTNKNGKILYSSNDKRLNTYIDLKKIKAINNENNYSTFTLSQDLTIINNKSYIPMFYKVPQQIQDNLNNENIIVKKDLIINSDGYMILYVDILEHIRQLRKNIFMLLERSLIGKGGGHYASSHYFKIYAINNQGDIFGEQNEETLKPIKLSINSLFKNNIKITTPLLTAINDKKSNYNISYNNNIISIARLISSSWYLAIQMNYDNIFSNELNSIKLITITIIILLIIIFILIMIITIKKLIISKIEKLNEVIPKVKEGDLTIKIESQGKDSISATINYFGYFIENLKNVINSLQGRVKLLKDNGDILFNEINKAYDTITNSNKYIEKTQGEVEKQVEFISNTTNTIENLSKNITSLDNSIETQAASVEESSSAIEEMIGSIQSVTEITQKAAKSTEELKMFSDDGRKKQEEIIMQIKEIYKNSTRLQEANSLISSIASQTNLLSMNAAIEASHAGEAGKGFAIVAEEIKDLAEQATSQSESVAASINEIMESINQTVKTSELTNKAFNQIFNSINLVVQVIEEINHTMQEQSIGSQEILKALNTMREITYEVKIGSNEIFRGNKEIINTVSFLEEINITVSNSMKGLKEEIKKLIETVESIKAFGTTNSNHITEININTNQFKTK, from the coding sequence GTGAAAAAAAATCATTCTAGTTCTAGTCTTTTTTTTAAATTTAATATTCTTATTGTAGTCTATACAATTATTATTGGTATGAGTATTTCCATCCTATTAAATAACGGATATAAGAAAATAATAACAAAAGAACTTCAAAGTTTTACAAAATTCGTTAATAATATCATGACAAAAAGCTTTTCTAGAGATACAAGAAACATGTTAATCGCTATTGATGATTTTATAAAAAATCACAACCAAAAGATTAGAACACAACAAAACACAAGCTTAACAAATATAATATCTATCGATCATTTAAATGCTTTCCCATCATACATAAAAATTATAGAGTATACAAATAAAAACGGAAAAATATTATATTCAAGTAATGATAAAAGATTAAATACTTACATAGATTTAAAAAAAATTAAAGCAATTAATAATGAAAACAATTATAGTACATTCACACTAAGTCAAGATTTAACAATAATAAATAATAAATCCTATATACCAATGTTTTATAAAGTTCCTCAACAAATACAAGATAATTTAAATAATGAAAATATCATAGTGAAAAAAGATCTTATCATAAATAGCGATGGATATATGATATTATATGTAGACATATTAGAACATATAAGGCAACTAAGAAAAAATATATTTATGCTATTAGAAAGATCTTTAATAGGAAAAGGGGGAGGTCATTATGCAAGTTCTCACTACTTTAAAATATATGCAATCAACAATCAAGGAGACATCTTTGGTGAACAAAATGAAGAAACACTTAAACCTATAAAATTATCAATAAATAGCCTATTTAAAAACAATATAAAAATAACAACCCCATTGCTGACTGCAATAAATGACAAAAAAAGTAATTATAATATTAGCTACAATAATAATATTATTTCCATAGCAAGGCTTATATCTTCATCTTGGTATTTAGCAATACAAATGAACTATGATAATATATTTTCAAATGAGCTTAATAGTATCAAATTGATAACAATAACAATAATAATCCTCCTTATAATAATATTTATATTAATAATGATAATAACAATTAAAAAATTAATCATATCAAAAATAGAAAAGCTTAATGAAGTTATTCCAAAAGTAAAAGAAGGAGACTTGACCATAAAAATTGAATCACAAGGAAAAGACTCAATAAGTGCTACAATAAATTATTTTGGATATTTTATTGAAAACCTAAAAAATGTAATAAACTCACTACAAGGCAGGGTAAAACTACTAAAAGATAATGGGGACATACTCTTTAATGAAATAAACAAAGCTTATGACACAATAACAAACTCAAATAAATATATAGAAAAAACACAAGGAGAAGTAGAAAAGCAAGTCGAATTTATTTCAAATACAACAAACACAATAGAAAATTTATCTAAAAACATCACATCACTTGACAATTCAATTGAAACTCAAGCTGCAAGCGTTGAAGAATCATCCTCAGCTATTGAAGAAATGATAGGCAGCATACAATCAGTAACAGAAATAACACAAAAAGCTGCAAAAAGTACAGAAGAGCTTAAAATGTTTTCTGATGATGGTAGAAAAAAACAAGAAGAAATTATAATGCAAATTAAAGAAATTTATAAAAATTCAACAAGACTTCAAGAAGCCAATTCATTAATATCATCTATTGCCAGCCAAACCAATTTACTATCAATGAATGCTGCTATTGAGGCATCTCATGCTGGAGAAGCGGGAAAAGGTTTTGCAATCGTTGCAGAAGAAATTAAAGATCTTGCAGAACAAGCTACTTCACAATCAGAATCGGTTGCAGCATCAATAAATGAAATAATGGAATCAATCAATCAAACAGTAAAAACTTCAGAATTAACAAACAAAGCCTTCAATCAAATATTCAATTCAATCAATCTAGTAGTTCAAGTTATAGAAGAAATAAATCATACTATGCAAGAACAATCAATTGGAAGTCAAGAAATTTTAAAAGCTTTAAACACAATGAGAGAAATAACATATGAAGTAAAAATAGGTTCAAATGAAATATTTAGAGGCAACAAAGAAATAATAAATACAGTTTCTTTCCTAGAAGAAATTAACATAACAGTTTCAAACTCAATGAAAGGATTAAAAGAAGAAATCAAGAAACTAATAGAAACAGTTGAAAGTATAAAGGCTTTTGGAACAACAAACTCAAATCACATTACAGAAATTAATATAAATACAAATCAGTTTAAAACAAAATAG
- a CDS encoding CPBP family intramembrane glutamic endopeptidase — MILLNNGKYSVKYAFLELILAHFIVTRLISVSKLSVDLWNVSENHYYYWICSTFLIIFILHFSRLTSSYNFRDEFFIPKFKPIFIWQSFLIFVKILIWLFVPLIIVYLLLFYFFPEAFQFWEGEEAFKPKFVWNISSRRALFLMVITSLFAGGVEELFFRAFVITKLRQVGIASLIASFLSSVIFAYGHLYYGFIGCLVTFVAGGILSYIYLVYKNIYYSIFFHSFYNIFVSFLLFLSN; from the coding sequence ATGATATTATTAAACAACGGTAAATATTCTGTAAAATATGCTTTTTTAGAGCTTATTTTAGCTCATTTTATAGTTACTCGTTTAATTTCTGTTAGTAAGCTAAGTGTTGACCTTTGGAATGTTAGTGAAAACCATTATTACTATTGGATATGTAGTACATTTTTAATTATTTTCATTTTGCATTTTTCTAGATTAACAAGTTCTTACAATTTTAGGGATGAGTTTTTTATTCCGAAGTTTAAGCCCATTTTTATTTGGCAATCATTTTTAATTTTTGTTAAAATCCTTATTTGGCTTTTTGTCCCATTAATTATTGTTTATCTTTTGCTTTTTTATTTTTTTCCAGAAGCATTTCAATTTTGGGAAGGAGAGGAAGCATTTAAACCAAAGTTTGTATGGAATATAAGCAGTAGGAGAGCGCTTTTTTTAATGGTTATTACTTCGCTTTTTGCAGGCGGGGTTGAAGAATTGTTTTTTAGAGCTTTTGTTATTACCAAGCTTAGGCAGGTAGGCATTGCCTCGTTAATTGCATCTTTTCTTAGTAGTGTGATTTTTGCTTATGGACATTTGTATTATGGGTTTATTGGATGTTTAGTTACATTCGTTGCTGGAGGAATTTTGTCTTATATATATTTAGTTTATAAGAATATATATTATTCAATTTTTTTTCATAGTTTTTATAATATTTTTGTTAGTTTTTTGCTCTTTTTATCAAATTAA
- a CDS encoding methyl-accepting chemotaxis protein yields MNDDLVNVKLKNMKFFLYFVLFVFICFSILFLGQAYLNYKDKYLERIESDFKLFSNNVALQIKSKYNNAVSILRELVRDGEVLNTLNKVSNSFIASVNLESMRDLKISVNLFLNSKGFNEVSKVFKHIRMYFVENSLEGIFYIPTGQNVLISNKDFSFLGINNIIEDPIYSVPANNHVVYYSNYKRIENKLYSVVSMPVVNDILSVKGVICFVVYFDDLFINIANQFNSYFKSNNKNYEFFLVDREFKPLFLSLNDLNINNFAINYTNSVLSSVVRHVKDNPNIFNYTFEHNKKYYILSSAQIDQNGFQGIIFNKDYLPLRFQSNAIFFLGFIIFSFLVIFYLCNELIVHCIRDFKMLIKYKKAKEDIFNLDPVLEVKYKSFIFSYISAEFDSLYIKSADTINSVKVYVQNLSKCLAEISIPEEVIDKVNNSLATYDKIGDACSKFEKSIMNVLKDFESISGPISEHNKNILDIATKFEENAIAFYGIDKHLEIFDKVVTSNSASIDTVKDKVLELNSIFKSINKNFSELLSQANNLQSANKLLVLISAQTNMLAMNAAIEAAKAGDAGKSFAVVAEEIRKLAINSGKYSTTIKDELKIVNNIISVISSEIDSIYKDFMDIQDNIDNHSVQHEKINITLAKHVKEIEEFKNKYLAHDIKIKDTKNMCKEIFNSYFAVSGKFNNLNSDLGEFEFSKMSLEAVEPLREHLALINEYRAKIANMRDMIENISNKF; encoded by the coding sequence ATGAATGATGATTTGGTAAATGTTAAATTAAAAAATATGAAGTTTTTTTTATATTTCGTACTTTTTGTTTTTATTTGCTTTAGTATATTATTTTTAGGTCAAGCTTATTTAAACTATAAAGACAAATATTTAGAACGTATCGAATCTGATTTTAAATTATTTTCAAATAATGTGGCTTTGCAGATTAAGAGTAAATATAATAATGCTGTTAGTATTTTAAGAGAGCTTGTTAGAGATGGTGAGGTTTTAAATACCTTAAATAAGGTTTCAAATAGCTTTATTGCAAGTGTTAATTTAGAATCCATGCGTGACTTGAAGATAAGTGTTAATTTGTTTTTAAATTCTAAGGGATTTAATGAGGTAAGTAAAGTTTTTAAGCATATTCGTATGTATTTTGTAGAAAATTCTTTAGAAGGTATTTTTTACATTCCTACTGGGCAAAATGTTTTAATTTCAAATAAAGACTTTTCGTTTCTAGGTATAAATAACATTATTGAGGATCCAATTTACTCTGTTCCTGCAAATAATCATGTTGTGTATTATTCAAATTATAAAAGAATAGAAAATAAGCTCTATTCTGTTGTCAGTATGCCTGTTGTGAATGATATCTTGTCAGTAAAAGGTGTAATCTGTTTTGTTGTTTATTTTGATGACTTGTTTATTAATATTGCAAATCAGTTTAATTCTTATTTTAAATCTAATAATAAAAATTATGAGTTTTTTTTGGTTGATAGAGAGTTTAAGCCTTTATTTTTAAGTTTGAATGATTTAAACATTAATAATTTTGCTATAAACTATACAAATAGTGTTTTAAGCAGTGTTGTAAGGCATGTTAAAGATAATCCTAATATTTTTAATTATACTTTTGAACATAATAAAAAATATTATATTTTAAGTAGTGCTCAGATTGATCAAAATGGATTTCAAGGTATTATCTTTAATAAAGATTATCTTCCCCTTAGATTCCAATCAAATGCAATATTTTTTCTAGGGTTTATAATTTTTTCTTTTTTAGTGATATTTTATCTTTGCAATGAACTTATTGTTCACTGTATTAGAGATTTTAAAATGCTGATTAAGTATAAGAAGGCAAAAGAAGATATATTTAATCTTGATCCTGTTTTAGAAGTTAAATATAAATCTTTTATTTTTTCCTACATTAGTGCTGAATTTGATAGTCTTTATATAAAATCTGCTGATACTATCAATAGTGTAAAGGTCTATGTACAAAACTTAAGTAAGTGTTTAGCTGAGATAAGCATACCAGAAGAGGTTATAGATAAAGTTAATAATAGTCTTGCTACTTACGATAAAATAGGTGATGCTTGTTCTAAGTTTGAAAAATCAATTATGAATGTTTTAAAAGATTTTGAATCAATATCTGGACCAATTAGTGAACATAATAAAAATATATTAGATATTGCTACTAAGTTTGAAGAAAATGCCATTGCTTTTTATGGAATAGATAAACATTTAGAAATTTTTGATAAAGTTGTTACATCAAATTCTGCAAGCATTGATACTGTAAAGGATAAAGTGCTTGAATTAAATTCTATTTTTAAAAGTATTAATAAGAATTTTTCAGAGCTTTTATCTCAGGCTAATAATCTTCAAAGCGCAAATAAACTTTTAGTGTTAATATCAGCTCAGACTAATATGCTTGCAATGAATGCAGCTATTGAGGCAGCAAAGGCTGGAGATGCTGGTAAGAGTTTTGCTGTTGTTGCAGAGGAAATTAGAAAACTTGCTATTAATTCTGGAAAGTATTCAACAACTATTAAAGATGAACTTAAGATAGTAAATAATATTATTTCAGTTATAAGCTCTGAGATTGATTCTATTTATAAAGATTTTATGGATATTCAGGATAATATTGATAATCATTCTGTTCAGCATGAGAAAATTAATATTACTCTTGCTAAGCATGTAAAAGAAATTGAAGAGTTTAAAAATAAATATTTAGCTCACGATATTAAGATTAAAGATACTAAAAATATGTGTAAGGAAATATTTAATAGTTATTTTGCTGTTAGTGGAAAGTTTAATAATTTAAATAGTGATTTAGGTGAGTTTGAGTTTTCTAAGATGAGTTTAGAAGCCGTAGAACCCTTACGTGAACATTTAGCGTTAATTAATGAATATAGAGCAAAAATTGCTAATATGAGAGATATGATTGAAAATATTAGTAATAAATTTTAA
- a CDS encoding AMP-binding protein gives MLDTIPRRFNEAVKLYSDLDIFIYREGESKDFKKQTYSSFWNEVKSVGSGLLHYGIKKGDKVAIISDSRREWVIIDVAVMSLGGIDVPKGNDSSEDEIAYIINHSESIFIFVENDKQLKKVIANKHELKFVKYIIVIEDDGLYEDKLENITIMSYKKLLNIGYDFLKDNPSMFEAELKKGSSKDIATIIYTSGTTGLPKGVVLRHESFIFQLDRVYDYLPMLLPGKIMMSVLPLWHSFERACEYIVTLHGISIAYSKPIGPILLKDFATLNPHAIISVPRIWEAIRLGIIKKVSESFFKKFLFNFFLKTGTFYVKLKERLLGLVPVYKNQNSFVLLFVKFICLFGLILIFPFKLLGDVLIFKKIKKALGKRFEFGVSGGGALLEYVDYFFKAVGIVVLEGYGLTETGPILSVRRLKCPVAKTVGPLFPDVEYRIVDSDGNDLSFGEKGELWIRSPQVMSGYFKDETMTSEVLTKDGWLKTGDLVYATMYGEISIVGRSKDTIVLKSGENVEPEPIERALSKSLFINNVMVVGQDQKFLGAVILPNFENLEQWANSNGISFSSHDDLLSNKSVNNLYSKCISDIVSSKSGFKNFERIVKFILLKDTFVVGEELTNTLKLKRYYIFEKYNNKIMTLFNKDCDA, from the coding sequence ATGTTGGATACCATACCAAGACGTTTTAATGAAGCTGTTAAACTTTATAGTGATCTTGATATTTTTATTTATAGAGAAGGTGAATCTAAGGATTTTAAGAAACAGACATATTCTAGTTTTTGGAATGAAGTTAAGAGTGTAGGTTCTGGGCTTTTACATTATGGAATTAAAAAAGGAGATAAAGTAGCTATTATTTCTGATTCAAGAAGAGAGTGGGTAATTATTGATGTGGCTGTTATGAGCTTAGGAGGTATTGATGTTCCAAAGGGTAACGATTCATCTGAAGATGAGATAGCCTATATTATTAATCATTCTGAATCTATTTTTATTTTTGTAGAAAATGATAAACAGCTTAAAAAAGTTATTGCTAATAAACATGAGCTTAAATTTGTTAAGTATATCATTGTAATTGAGGATGATGGGCTTTATGAGGATAAGTTAGAAAATATTACAATAATGTCTTATAAAAAATTATTAAATATAGGTTATGATTTCTTGAAAGATAATCCTAGTATGTTTGAGGCTGAGCTTAAGAAAGGTTCTAGTAAAGATATTGCAACTATAATATATACTTCAGGAACAACAGGATTGCCAAAGGGTGTTGTATTGCGCCATGAATCTTTTATCTTTCAACTAGATAGAGTTTATGATTATTTACCAATGCTTTTGCCAGGAAAGATAATGATGTCTGTTCTTCCTCTTTGGCATTCATTTGAGAGGGCTTGTGAATATATAGTTACTCTTCATGGTATATCTATCGCTTATTCAAAACCTATTGGACCTATTTTGCTTAAAGATTTTGCAACTCTAAATCCTCATGCAATTATTTCTGTTCCAAGGATTTGGGAGGCAATAAGGCTTGGTATTATTAAAAAAGTATCGGAGTCTTTTTTTAAAAAATTTTTATTTAATTTCTTTTTAAAAACTGGAACTTTTTATGTAAAGCTTAAGGAGAGACTTTTAGGACTTGTTCCTGTTTATAAGAATCAAAATTCTTTTGTTTTATTATTTGTTAAGTTTATTTGTCTTTTTGGATTGATTTTAATTTTTCCTTTTAAATTATTAGGAGATGTTTTGATTTTTAAAAAGATCAAAAAAGCACTTGGAAAAAGATTTGAATTTGGTGTTTCTGGTGGGGGAGCTTTATTAGAGTATGTTGATTATTTTTTTAAGGCCGTAGGTATTGTAGTTCTTGAGGGTTATGGTCTTACAGAGACAGGTCCAATTTTAAGCGTGAGACGTCTTAAGTGTCCTGTTGCAAAAACTGTCGGACCTTTATTTCCAGATGTTGAATATAGGATAGTTGATAGTGATGGGAATGATTTATCCTTTGGTGAGAAGGGGGAACTTTGGATAAGATCTCCTCAGGTTATGAGTGGTTATTTTAAAGATGAAACTATGACTTCTGAGGTTTTAACAAAGGATGGTTGGTTGAAGACAGGTGATTTAGTTTATGCAACAATGTACGGTGAAATTTCAATTGTTGGCAGAAGTAAAGATACAATTGTTTTAAAGAGTGGTGAGAATGTTGAACCTGAACCTATTGAGAGAGCTTTATCAAAGTCTTTATTTATTAATAATGTTATGGTTGTTGGTCAAGATCAGAAATTTTTAGGAGCTGTGATTTTACCTAATTTTGAAAATCTTGAACAATGGGCTAATTCCAATGGAATATCATTTTCTTCTCATGATGATTTATTATCTAATAAATCTGTTAATAATCTTTATTCTAAATGTATTTCAGATATAGTTAGCTCTAAATCTGGATTTAAAAATTTTGAGAGAATTGTTAAGTTTATTTTGTTAAAAGATACTTTTGTTGTTGGGGAAGAACTTACAAATACTCTTAAGCTTAAAAGGTATTATATATTTGAGAAATATAATAACAAGATAATGACATTGTTTAATAAAGATTGTGATGCTTAA
- the argS gene encoding arginine--tRNA ligase, translating into MISEIKKDLENKISNTIKKLALKQNIKLEKINVIMQKPPKSELGDLSILIFEFSKILGLSTSVITEEITKDLRNKYETKSMGPYLNIKFNKIEYIKKTIIKVNEKQDKYGTNNLLKNKRIIIEFSSPNTNKPLHIGHLRNDIIGESLSRILKATGGQVTKINMINDRGTHICKSMLAYQKFGNNITPEISNKKGDHLIGDFYVKYNEYAKTNNKAEEEIQQLLCKWETKDEDTVQLWQKLNKWAIEGINETYKLTNITFDKIYLESEIFKIGREIVLKGLEKGLCYKREDGAICIDIPTEKDEMNNQKFKQKVLLRANGTSIYLTQDLGNIVIRKNEFNFDEMIYVVGSEQIHHFKNLFLIADKLGIIKENNLMHLSYGMVNLPEGKMKSREGNVIDADNLIYDLMELTILEIKKRHLDEKDYQNTALNISLGAIHYYLLKTAIHKDILFHKEESLSFTGNSGPYIQYVGARINSILEKCTELNLPSKENIHFEVLANEKEWEIVKIISEFEEHIIKASKDLNPSIIANYSYSLAKSFSIYYQDIKIIDENNLELTNARIHLSKAVLQTIKNCMNLLNIPYMKKM; encoded by the coding sequence ATGATCAGTGAAATAAAAAAAGATTTAGAAAATAAAATTAGTAATACAATAAAGAAACTTGCACTCAAACAAAACATTAAATTAGAAAAAATAAATGTAATAATGCAAAAACCGCCAAAAAGTGAACTGGGAGATTTATCAATATTAATATTTGAATTTAGTAAAATATTAGGACTTAGTACATCAGTGATTACTGAAGAGATAACAAAAGATCTTAGAAATAAATATGAAACTAAGTCAATGGGACCTTATTTAAATATCAAATTTAACAAAATAGAATATATAAAAAAGACAATCATAAAAGTCAATGAAAAGCAAGATAAATATGGAACAAATAATTTACTTAAAAATAAAAGAATAATAATAGAATTTTCATCACCAAATACAAACAAGCCATTGCATATAGGACACCTTAGAAATGACATTATTGGAGAAAGTTTATCAAGAATATTAAAAGCTACTGGCGGACAGGTAACAAAAATCAATATGATAAACGATAGAGGCACACATATCTGCAAGTCCATGCTCGCTTACCAAAAATTTGGTAATAACATAACTCCTGAAATTTCCAATAAAAAGGGAGATCATTTAATCGGTGATTTCTATGTAAAATACAATGAATATGCTAAAACCAATAACAAAGCAGAAGAAGAAATACAACAGTTGCTATGTAAATGGGAAACAAAAGATGAAGATACTGTCCAACTTTGGCAAAAACTAAATAAATGGGCAATTGAAGGAATCAATGAAACCTATAAACTTACAAATATCACATTCGATAAAATTTATCTTGAAAGCGAAATATTTAAGATTGGACGAGAAATTGTACTAAAAGGCTTAGAAAAAGGTTTATGCTATAAAAGAGAAGATGGAGCAATATGTATAGATATACCTACGGAAAAAGATGAAATGAACAATCAAAAATTTAAACAAAAGGTACTCTTAAGAGCAAACGGAACATCTATCTATTTGACCCAAGATTTAGGAAATATAGTAATTAGAAAAAATGAATTTAATTTCGATGAAATGATCTATGTAGTTGGCAGTGAACAAATTCACCATTTTAAAAATTTATTTTTAATTGCAGATAAATTAGGCATTATAAAAGAAAATAATCTAATGCATTTATCATATGGAATGGTCAATCTCCCTGAAGGCAAAATGAAATCAAGAGAAGGTAATGTAATTGATGCTGATAATCTAATTTATGATCTAATGGAATTAACTATTTTAGAAATAAAAAAAAGACATTTAGATGAAAAAGATTATCAAAACACTGCATTAAACATATCATTAGGAGCTATTCATTACTATCTATTAAAAACAGCAATACATAAAGACATATTATTCCACAAAGAAGAAAGTTTATCATTTACTGGAAACTCAGGTCCCTACATTCAGTATGTAGGAGCAAGGATTAATAGTATTCTTGAAAAATGCACAGAATTAAACTTACCGTCTAAAGAAAATATTCATTTTGAAGTTTTAGCAAATGAAAAAGAATGGGAAATAGTCAAGATTATATCTGAATTTGAAGAACACATAATTAAAGCCTCAAAAGATCTTAATCCTTCAATAATAGCTAACTATTCTTACTCACTTGCAAAAAGCTTTAGTATATATTATCAAGACATAAAAATCATAGATGAAAATAACCTTGAACTTACAAATGCAAGAATTCACTTATCAAAAGCTGTACTACAAACAATAAAAAACTGTATGAATTTACTTAATATCCCCTATATGAAAAAAATGTAA